In a genomic window of Cytobacillus sp. FSL H8-0458:
- a CDS encoding GNAT family N-acetyltransferase — protein sequence MKIRKIDHSEAPPMNLLLLADPSIEFIEDYVNRGETYIAELNGEAVGVYILLSTRPGTCEIVNIAVSEKYQGEGIGRNLLEHAIELASQGGNKTLEIGTGNSSIGQLSLYQKCGFRITGIDKDFFVRHYKEDILENGIHCRDMIRLSMDLQ from the coding sequence ATGAAGATTCGAAAAATTGACCATTCAGAGGCCCCTCCTATGAATCTGCTATTATTGGCAGATCCTTCAATTGAATTTATTGAGGATTATGTAAATCGAGGGGAAACCTATATTGCTGAATTAAATGGAGAAGCAGTCGGCGTTTATATCCTTCTATCCACAAGGCCAGGAACATGTGAGATTGTAAATATTGCCGTTAGTGAAAAATATCAGGGTGAAGGCATCGGCAGAAACCTTCTTGAGCATGCAATAGAGCTTGCTTCCCAAGGCGGAAATAAGACCCTTGAAATTGGTACGGGGAATTCCAGTATTGGACAGCTGTCTCTTTATCAAAAATGCGGTTTTAGAATCACCGGGATCGATAAAGATTTTTTTGTACGGCATTACAAAGAAGATATCCTTGAAAATGGAATCCATTGCCGTGATATGATCAGACTGTCTATGGATTTGCAATGA
- a CDS encoding DUF169 domain-containing protein: MQGAIHAQKLSDLETAIHTYVRPDTFPLAIRVMKKEDSVPDRVKRPARDFNKTFSICQGVTMSRRYGWAIAMGKEDLSCPIAKIAFGFEEELDYYSEGNLTDGMYTKTCDLGALTEAAVPKFTKEEAGTVLMAPLGRAAFEPDVITVYGNSAQVMRMVAGALYHTGGEITSTFTARADCADIVIKTIQSGKPQVILPCYGDRVFGQTHDHEMAFTIPFSMADEFADGLKQTHKGGVRYPVPAYLQYEAKYPDTYEKLNEMFDSIP, from the coding sequence ATGCAGGGAGCCATTCACGCTCAAAAGCTATCTGATCTGGAAACTGCGATACATACATATGTTCGTCCCGACACCTTCCCGCTTGCCATTAGAGTTATGAAAAAGGAAGATTCTGTACCTGACAGGGTCAAGCGTCCGGCAAGAGACTTTAACAAAACTTTCAGCATCTGCCAGGGTGTGACGATGTCAAGAAGATATGGATGGGCGATTGCCATGGGCAAAGAAGACTTATCATGCCCAATTGCCAAAATTGCTTTCGGGTTTGAAGAGGAATTGGACTATTACTCTGAGGGAAATTTAACAGATGGAATGTACACAAAAACCTGTGATCTTGGCGCATTAACCGAAGCTGCCGTACCCAAGTTTACAAAAGAGGAAGCCGGGACAGTGCTGATGGCTCCTCTGGGGAGAGCAGCATTTGAACCGGATGTTATCACAGTTTATGGGAATTCAGCGCAAGTCATGAGAATGGTGGCGGGCGCACTCTATCATACGGGCGGCGAAATTACTTCCACTTTTACTGCCCGGGCAGATTGCGCTGATATTGTTATTAAGACAATACAAAGCGGTAAGCCGCAGGTAATCCTCCCATGCTATGGGGACAGGGTCTTCGGTCAGACGCATGATCATGAAATGGCCTTCACCATTCCTTTTTCCATGGCAGATGAATTTGCAGATGGATTAAAGCAAACCCACAAAGGCGGTGTGCGCTACCCTGTCCCAGCCTACCTTCAGTATGAGGCAAAATATCCGGACACATATGAGAAGCTGAACGAGATGTTCGACAGCATCCCCTGA
- a CDS encoding ABC transporter substrate-binding protein yields MKKVWKGLLAATLMAGMLAGCSGGSEEASGDKKGGTVKIGGIFDLTGGTGDVGTPYAEGEKAFFESIAGEEINGYKLELIGDDYAYKIPEAQKLYQKLKSKDKVSAILGWGTGDTEALRQQVAADKLPFISASYSENLKNIDESPYNFLAAASYSDQARSVLKWIKDNHTGGTPTVALIYNDTAFGKSPIEDAKKFAKENGIEIVDEQIVDLKTLDATSQLLNMEKKNPDYAIINQTWGATATILKDAKKLGLDTQFIGLNWATGEGLLPIAGDAAEGFIGVVTHAFPYEDLPGMEEIKKFVESKGEKLEDKNQKFIQGWVSAKIMVEGMKLAEDPTSGEGIRAGLEKISNLDLGGLAAPVTFSPDNHAGTNQVRLAEVKNGQFEVFTDYIGY; encoded by the coding sequence ATGAAGAAGGTTTGGAAGGGTTTATTGGCAGCAACATTAATGGCTGGAATGCTGGCTGGCTGTTCTGGAGGCAGCGAGGAAGCATCAGGTGACAAGAAAGGCGGCACCGTTAAAATCGGCGGTATCTTTGACCTTACGGGCGGTACTGGTGATGTTGGAACACCATATGCAGAGGGTGAAAAAGCATTTTTTGAATCCATTGCAGGCGAGGAGATTAACGGTTATAAGCTTGAATTAATCGGTGATGACTATGCTTATAAAATTCCGGAAGCCCAAAAACTTTATCAGAAATTAAAATCAAAAGATAAAGTATCGGCCATTTTGGGATGGGGAACAGGGGACACTGAAGCCCTGCGCCAGCAGGTGGCAGCCGACAAGCTTCCATTCATATCGGCTTCATACTCAGAGAACCTGAAAAATATTGACGAAAGCCCATATAACTTCCTGGCAGCGGCTTCCTACTCCGACCAGGCAAGATCCGTACTGAAATGGATAAAAGACAATCACACTGGCGGCACACCGACTGTAGCATTAATTTACAATGATACGGCTTTTGGCAAATCGCCAATTGAAGATGCTAAAAAGTTTGCCAAGGAAAATGGCATTGAAATTGTAGATGAGCAAATCGTTGACCTGAAAACACTTGATGCAACATCCCAATTGCTGAACATGGAAAAGAAAAACCCTGATTATGCAATTATCAACCAAACTTGGGGTGCAACAGCAACTATACTAAAAGATGCTAAAAAGCTTGGTTTGGATACACAATTCATCGGTTTAAACTGGGCTACAGGTGAAGGCTTGCTTCCTATTGCGGGCGATGCGGCTGAAGGATTTATCGGGGTTGTTACACATGCATTTCCTTACGAAGATCTTCCTGGAATGGAGGAAATCAAGAAGTTCGTAGAGAGCAAGGGTGAAAAGCTGGAAGACAAGAACCAGAAATTTATTCAGGGATGGGTATCCGCCAAAATCATGGTTGAAGGCATGAAGCTTGCTGAAGATCCGACTTCAGGCGAAGGCATCCGAGCTGGCCTGGAGAAGATTTCAAACCTGGATCTTGGCGGTTTAGCAGCACCGGTTACTTTTTCACCTGACAATCATGCCGGTACAAACCAAGTTCGATTGGCAGAAGTGAAGAACGGCCAGTTTGAAGTGTTCACTGATTATATCGGCTACTAA
- a CDS encoding class I SAM-dependent methyltransferase, which yields MSSLFPSLYDLAMQPLEKRKFQKIRSEILNMADGRVLEIGAGTGINFPLYQKADRVDAIEPNQAMIEKSLSRKNAASVPIHIHRQSAEELEFADNTFDSAVATLVLCTIPNPEQALTEIKRVCKPQAKILFFEHVKMAQPALGFAQDALNPLWKRICDGCHLNRDTLQTIQDSGMKITNVTAYYKGLFLVVECENPDGGR from the coding sequence TTGAGCAGCTTATTCCCTTCCCTATATGATCTGGCCATGCAGCCTCTTGAGAAAAGAAAATTTCAGAAAATCAGAAGTGAGATCCTTAACATGGCTGACGGCCGTGTTCTCGAGATCGGAGCGGGTACAGGCATTAACTTTCCCTTATACCAAAAGGCGGACCGTGTCGATGCCATTGAACCAAATCAGGCAATGATTGAAAAATCACTTTCTCGAAAAAATGCAGCTTCAGTTCCTATTCACATTCACCGGCAGTCTGCTGAAGAACTTGAATTTGCTGACAATACATTTGATTCAGCAGTTGCCACTCTGGTGTTATGCACAATCCCAAATCCTGAACAAGCACTCACAGAGATCAAACGAGTCTGCAAGCCACAGGCAAAAATACTATTCTTTGAACATGTGAAAATGGCGCAGCCCGCTCTCGGATTTGCCCAGGACGCGCTCAATCCTCTATGGAAACGGATATGCGACGGCTGCCACCTGAACCGGGATACACTTCAGACTATTCAGGACTCAGGCATGAAGATAACCAACGTTACTGCCTATTATAAAGGATTATTTCTAGTGGTGGAGTGTGAGAATCCTGATGGCGGCCGTTAA
- a CDS encoding SRPBCC family protein has translation METLQDIKQTVILNAPIEKVWKKVSTSEGIEAWFMPNDFKAELGYEFHIQSPFGPSPCKVTELDQPNRLSFEWDKDGWFVSFILKDLDGKTEFTLIHGGWKQSDELVEKAQAESAVIRERMSHGWTGILSKLSKAVEE, from the coding sequence ATGGAAACACTTCAGGATATTAAACAGACCGTCATTCTTAATGCGCCTATCGAAAAAGTCTGGAAGAAAGTTTCTACATCAGAAGGAATCGAAGCGTGGTTTATGCCAAATGATTTCAAGGCTGAACTTGGCTATGAATTTCATATTCAGTCCCCATTTGGCCCGTCTCCTTGTAAGGTGACAGAACTGGATCAGCCAAACCGGCTTTCTTTTGAATGGGATAAGGATGGCTGGTTTGTATCTTTTATTTTAAAAGATTTGGACGGCAAAACTGAATTCACTCTTATACATGGCGGATGGAAACAGTCAGATGAACTGGTTGAGAAAGCTCAAGCCGAGAGTGCGGTTATTCGTGAAAGAATGTCTCATGGATGGACTGGAATTCTTTCGAAGCTTAGCAAGGCTGTTGAGGAATAA
- a CDS encoding phenylacetate--CoA ligase family protein, with translation MEKLKEVIHHAYKNASGFKRRLDDACISPGDIQSLKDLEKIPVLKKDRLPELQSADQPFGGFAAVKPNEMERIFMSPGPIYDPQTTGKDFWRFSEALKKAGFGKGDIVQNTFSYHLSPAGFMFDSALRELGATVIPAGTGNRELQIQIMKVVRVTGYVGTPSFFSLLLDALKEKGWEAGKDVFVTKAFFTAEMLTEQMRKRCEDNGISVYEGYGTADCGCLAYEDKLGPGLSITDSAIVQICDPQTGSEVTEGEGEVVVTLFDRSYPLIRFGTGDLSRWVKGYEGKRIAGVLGRVSDGIKVKGMFVREKQLAQVLNEAGYPSFQAVVTNEQGQDQITIFIESENGLNPELASKIQNVIRVKPILELTASGFIKKDEKKLVDKRNYELKRV, from the coding sequence GTGGAAAAGCTGAAGGAAGTTATTCACCATGCATATAAAAATGCCAGCGGATTTAAAAGGCGGCTTGATGATGCCTGTATTTCTCCAGGTGACATACAATCCTTAAAAGACCTGGAAAAAATCCCTGTGCTTAAAAAAGATCGATTGCCGGAATTGCAATCTGCAGACCAGCCTTTCGGAGGCTTTGCAGCTGTAAAGCCAAATGAGATGGAACGAATTTTTATGTCACCAGGTCCGATTTACGATCCGCAAACGACAGGGAAAGATTTCTGGCGTTTCTCAGAAGCACTCAAGAAGGCAGGCTTTGGTAAAGGGGATATAGTACAAAATACATTTTCCTATCATCTCTCACCGGCTGGCTTTATGTTTGATTCCGCACTTCGTGAATTAGGAGCAACTGTCATCCCTGCAGGAACCGGTAATCGTGAGCTGCAGATCCAGATTATGAAGGTTGTCAGGGTAACCGGCTACGTGGGAACCCCGAGCTTCTTTAGCCTTTTGCTTGATGCCCTTAAAGAAAAGGGATGGGAGGCGGGAAAAGATGTTTTCGTGACTAAAGCTTTCTTTACTGCTGAAATGCTGACGGAACAAATGCGGAAAAGGTGTGAAGATAATGGAATTTCCGTATATGAAGGATATGGGACTGCAGATTGCGGGTGTCTTGCTTATGAGGACAAATTAGGGCCTGGACTGAGTATCACGGATTCTGCCATTGTTCAAATCTGTGACCCGCAGACTGGATCGGAAGTTACAGAGGGAGAAGGAGAAGTGGTTGTCACTTTATTTGATAGAAGCTACCCGCTTATCCGCTTTGGCACAGGCGACCTTTCCCGCTGGGTAAAAGGATATGAGGGAAAAAGGATTGCAGGAGTGCTGGGGCGTGTCAGTGATGGGATAAAGGTAAAAGGAATGTTTGTAAGAGAAAAACAGCTGGCGCAGGTATTAAATGAAGCTGGATATCCGTCATTCCAGGCTGTGGTAACAAATGAGCAGGGGCAGGACCAGATTACGATTTTCATAGAATCGGAAAATGGATTAAACCCTGAGCTTGCTTCAAAAATCCAGAATGTGATCAGGGTTAAGCCGATTCTTGAATTAACAGCGTCAGGCTTTATTAAAAAGGATGAAAAGAAGCTGGTGGATAAGCGGAACTACGAATTAAAGAGGGTGTAG
- a CDS encoding MATE family efflux transporter produces MYQTFTLQEKIRQITIMLIPILITQLGMFAMVFFNTIMSGRYNASDLAGVAIGSSIWNPVFTGLSGILMAVSPIAAQAIGEKKNNEVSSIVKNGILLGCIIALAVILLGSVLLDPLLNSMNLPDDVKATSRGYLVGLSFGIIPLFIFNVLRSFIYALGKTRVVMVILFCSLPINFFLNYVLIFGYWGFPELGGAGGGYATSFTYWFILVMTALIIKTKDPFSSYAIFSGLKEFSWDKCKEILKIGVPMGLSIFFETSMFAAVTILISKFNVTTIAAYQSALNIVSFLYMIPISISMAQTVLVGFEVGAGRYKDAKSYSWLGIYLSILIALFTGLLVVFFRYEVAGFYSTDQVVIALTAHFLIYALFFQISDAIQATAQAALRGYKDVNISFVITLVSYWLICLPAGYVLAHYTDLGATGYWLGLTIGLLAAGVCLSMRLIFIQKRKFIIEEIREAG; encoded by the coding sequence ATGTATCAGACGTTTACTTTACAGGAGAAGATCAGGCAAATAACAATTATGTTAATTCCTATCCTAATCACGCAGCTTGGCATGTTTGCAATGGTCTTTTTTAATACAATTATGTCAGGGAGATATAATGCTTCAGACCTTGCAGGCGTAGCGATTGGCTCCTCCATTTGGAATCCGGTTTTTACTGGGCTTAGCGGGATTTTAATGGCTGTATCCCCAATTGCGGCTCAAGCAATTGGCGAAAAAAAGAACAATGAAGTTTCATCTATCGTAAAAAATGGCATCTTATTGGGTTGTATCATTGCCTTAGCAGTCATCCTATTGGGCTCAGTTTTGCTTGACCCTCTGCTTAATAGCATGAATCTGCCTGATGATGTGAAAGCAACATCTCGTGGCTATCTTGTAGGACTTAGCTTTGGAATCATCCCTTTATTCATATTTAATGTTTTAAGATCTTTCATATATGCACTCGGCAAAACAAGAGTTGTGATGGTGATTTTATTTTGTTCACTTCCCATCAATTTCTTCCTGAATTATGTCCTGATTTTTGGCTATTGGGGATTTCCTGAATTGGGGGGTGCAGGAGGAGGGTATGCAACTTCTTTTACTTATTGGTTCATCCTTGTCATGACTGCACTTATTATCAAAACGAAGGATCCTTTTTCAAGCTATGCCATTTTCAGCGGCCTTAAGGAATTTTCATGGGATAAATGCAAAGAAATCTTAAAGATAGGCGTACCCATGGGACTGTCCATCTTTTTTGAAACGAGTATGTTTGCCGCGGTGACCATTTTAATCAGTAAGTTCAATGTAACAACTATTGCTGCATATCAGTCTGCATTAAACATTGTTTCCTTCCTGTATATGATCCCAATCAGCATTTCCATGGCACAGACCGTGTTAGTCGGATTTGAGGTGGGGGCAGGCAGGTATAAGGATGCAAAATCCTACAGCTGGCTGGGCATCTATCTGTCTATTTTAATTGCGCTGTTCACAGGCCTCCTGGTTGTATTTTTCCGCTATGAGGTGGCAGGCTTTTACTCTACTGATCAAGTGGTTATTGCCCTGACAGCCCATTTTCTGATTTATGCTCTGTTTTTCCAGATTTCCGATGCCATCCAGGCTACTGCGCAAGCGGCTTTAAGAGGATATAAAGATGTGAATATTTCTTTCGTAATCACACTGGTTTCTTATTGGCTGATCTGTCTTCCTGCTGGTTATGTTCTTGCGCACTATACAGACCTTGGCGCAACTGGTTACTGGCTTGGCCTTACGATCGGGCTTCTTGCTGCAGGTGTTTGCCTTTCAATGAGGCTCATTTTTATCCAGAAGAGAAAATTCATAATTGAAGAGATCAGGGAAGCAGGCTAA
- a CDS encoding STAS domain-containing protein — METKSSKYEINVNGSLFEWDLDDATFKFENDEVLVFWVNTAFKTLLDSIEEISGEKSAELVLETAGYRTGEIVSKFYLESNKEKEDIINHLPNMYLTAGWGKTDIASFSLEDKKAIIRVKNGWEYKINVKQKKEAEGTFLPGHWAGVLSGLFETKVWYKVRQSQVQGDQYSEYEFFESDITPSQNISALIKEQNQSSQKKLEKEIAEQTRVLSEIIKEISSPIIPVIDSILVIPLVGRYEELRAEELLNRTLLNLPRYKAEYLILDLTALKGVDQYTFDFLQKFVKAASLLGTNCIFVGISPELSLQIIESGNKETQIPCFSVLQQGITHALDQVGLEISPKK; from the coding sequence ATGGAGACTAAATCTTCCAAGTATGAAATAAATGTGAATGGATCTCTGTTTGAATGGGATCTGGATGATGCCACGTTTAAATTTGAAAATGACGAAGTGCTGGTGTTTTGGGTAAACACAGCTTTCAAGACTCTGCTGGACTCCATTGAGGAAATCTCTGGTGAAAAGTCTGCCGAGCTTGTTCTTGAAACCGCTGGCTACCGGACAGGGGAAATTGTCAGCAAATTTTATCTGGAATCGAATAAAGAAAAAGAAGACATTATTAATCATTTACCTAATATGTATTTAACTGCCGGATGGGGAAAAACAGATATTGCATCCTTTAGTCTCGAAGATAAAAAAGCGATCATTCGTGTTAAAAATGGCTGGGAATATAAGATTAATGTGAAACAAAAAAAAGAAGCAGAAGGCACTTTTTTGCCTGGACATTGGGCAGGGGTGTTAAGCGGCCTGTTTGAAACAAAGGTATGGTATAAAGTGAGGCAAAGCCAGGTCCAGGGAGATCAGTATTCAGAATACGAATTTTTTGAGTCCGACATTACGCCCTCTCAGAATATCAGTGCCTTGATTAAAGAGCAGAATCAAAGCTCCCAGAAAAAGCTGGAAAAGGAAATTGCTGAGCAGACCAGAGTATTGTCTGAAATCATTAAAGAGATTTCTTCTCCTATAATTCCAGTGATCGATTCCATTTTGGTCATTCCTTTAGTAGGAAGATATGAGGAGCTGCGGGCGGAGGAGCTGCTGAACAGAACATTACTGAATCTTCCCCGTTATAAAGCAGAGTATTTAATCTTGGACTTAACTGCATTAAAGGGTGTTGATCAATATACTTTCGATTTTTTGCAGAAATTCGTCAAAGCAGCTTCCCTATTGGGCACAAACTGCATATTTGTCGGGATATCACCTGAACTTAGCCTGCAAATAATCGAGAGCGGAAATAAAGAAACACAAATTCCTTGTTTTTCAGTTCTGCAGCAGGGAATCACACACGCGTTAGATCAAGTTGGATTGGAGATTTCCCCCAAAAAGTAA
- a CDS encoding ArsR/SmtB family transcription factor, whose amino-acid sequence MGASARKHDVFQAIADPTRREVLRLLAEKERPISEISAHFPISRTAISKHLHILSEAELVKGEKAGRERIYYLQPEPLTELRQWLSFYEQFWNNKLQKLKYIVEEDE is encoded by the coding sequence ATGGGTGCTTCTGCCAGGAAACATGATGTTTTTCAGGCAATCGCCGATCCTACGAGAAGAGAGGTTTTAAGGCTGCTTGCTGAAAAAGAACGCCCGATCTCAGAGATAAGCGCGCATTTCCCTATAAGCCGTACCGCCATATCAAAACATCTCCATATTCTCTCTGAAGCTGAATTAGTAAAGGGGGAAAAGGCGGGGAGAGAAAGAATTTACTATCTCCAGCCTGAGCCGCTGACTGAATTGAGGCAATGGCTGTCCTTTTATGAGCAATTCTGGAACAATAAGCTGCAAAAACTTAAATATATAGTTGAAGAAGATGAGTGA
- a CDS encoding ABC transporter ATP-binding protein produces MLTINNVEVMYDKVILVLKGMSMVVPKGKIVALLGSNGAGKTTTLKAISGLLKSENGEVTDGFIELYGERIDVSDAETIVKKGIFQCMEGRRVFKHLSVEDNLIAGAHTRKDRKNIKSDIQKVYHYFPKLEMLKHRQAGYLSGGEQQMLAIGRGIMAKPKVLLLDEPSLGLAPLLVKEIFGIIKKINEEEGTTILVVEQNANVALSIADYGYIMENGRIVMDGTVDRLLSNQDVREFYLGMGDKGRKSYKDIKSYKRRKRWL; encoded by the coding sequence ATGCTGACAATAAACAATGTGGAAGTGATGTACGACAAGGTCATCCTTGTATTAAAAGGGATGTCAATGGTGGTGCCAAAAGGGAAAATTGTCGCTTTGCTCGGCAGCAATGGCGCCGGGAAAACGACCACTCTTAAGGCGATATCCGGCCTTTTGAAAAGCGAAAACGGTGAAGTGACGGATGGATTTATCGAGCTTTATGGCGAGCGCATTGATGTAAGCGATGCTGAAACCATCGTAAAGAAAGGCATTTTTCAGTGCATGGAAGGAAGACGCGTGTTCAAGCACCTTTCTGTGGAGGATAACCTGATCGCAGGTGCACATACCAGGAAAGACCGGAAGAATATTAAAAGTGATATCCAAAAAGTCTATCATTACTTTCCAAAGCTTGAAATGCTTAAGCACAGACAGGCTGGATATCTGTCAGGAGGAGAGCAGCAAATGCTGGCCATTGGCAGGGGTATCATGGCAAAGCCAAAGGTGCTGCTTCTCGATGAACCTTCATTAGGGCTGGCGCCGCTTTTAGTCAAAGAAATCTTCGGCATTATAAAGAAAATCAATGAAGAAGAGGGGACCACGATCCTGGTAGTGGAGCAAAATGCCAATGTTGCCTTATCGATTGCCGATTATGGATATATCATGGAAAACGGCCGGATTGTGATGGATGGAACGGTGGACCGGCTTCTTTCCAATCAGGATGTGCGTGAATTTTATCTTGGAATGGGGGATAAGGGCCGGAAAAGTTATAAAGATATTAAATCTTATAAAAGAAGAAAGAGGTGGCTGTAG
- a CDS encoding GNAT family N-acetyltransferase: MACLNEVEIINLVMKSDLAERLDQTETNVLHSRLTAIKNREGNPMGVEIQRIGGTTAFAARNIPGPSFNLVKGFNEADAEALDQIIDFYQGKGIPIRLEITPLNGSSDLLKMLHQKGFYQCDFHTTLFAEPTDLVDIPINADIDIRRMQGSDFDLFGELYTKGFGMPGFLSQGIAENNEVLYDNRNWFFYLAFINNEPAGIGVIFIDDGAANLAAAAVLPVFRNRGVHSALIQARLYQAITQNSELVTGQARFGSASQNNMEKAGLKIGYTKAIWIKE; encoded by the coding sequence ATGGCTTGCTTAAATGAGGTGGAAATTATAAATCTAGTAATGAAAAGTGACTTAGCTGAGAGGCTTGACCAGACAGAGACAAATGTACTGCACTCCAGATTGACGGCAATTAAAAATCGGGAAGGAAACCCGATGGGTGTGGAAATTCAAAGAATTGGCGGGACAACCGCTTTCGCTGCCAGGAATATTCCGGGTCCATCCTTTAATCTTGTAAAAGGATTCAACGAAGCAGATGCCGAAGCTCTGGATCAAATTATTGATTTCTATCAGGGAAAAGGAATTCCCATTCGATTGGAGATCACACCATTAAACGGATCATCAGATTTACTGAAAATGCTTCATCAAAAAGGGTTCTACCAATGTGATTTCCATACCACTTTGTTTGCGGAACCTACAGATCTTGTAGACATTCCCATTAATGCCGATATTGATATACGAAGGATGCAAGGAAGCGATTTTGATCTTTTCGGCGAGCTATATACAAAGGGGTTTGGAATGCCTGGATTCCTTAGCCAAGGAATAGCTGAAAATAATGAGGTTCTATATGACAATAGAAACTGGTTCTTTTATCTTGCCTTTATAAACAATGAACCAGCTGGAATAGGTGTGATTTTTATCGATGATGGGGCAGCGAATCTTGCGGCTGCGGCTGTTTTACCTGTTTTCAGAAACAGAGGGGTCCACAGCGCGCTTATTCAAGCCCGATTGTATCAGGCGATTACACAAAATTCCGAGCTGGTGACAGGCCAGGCAAGGTTTGGTTCGGCAAGCCAGAACAATATGGAAAAAGCAGGCTTGAAAATTGGATATACAAAGGCAATCTGGATAAAGGAATAA
- a CDS encoding flavodoxin family protein, with protein sequence MSIKALVLNCTLKKSSEPSNTGALIDEVVKFFDETEVETEVITAADFRIGYGITSEAVDQEDEWPDIFKKVEEADILILGSPIWLGEQSSITTKVIERLYGGSSLTNEKGQYIYYNKVGGVVVTGNEDGAKQVSRSVLYSLSHMGFTIPPNVDTYWVGEAGPGPSFIEAKGYDNDFTREHAKIMAYNLLHFARMLKTHPIPAEGNVVKG encoded by the coding sequence ATGTCAATTAAGGCTTTAGTTTTAAACTGTACACTAAAAAAAAGCAGTGAACCATCCAATACCGGTGCACTTATAGATGAGGTGGTTAAATTTTTTGATGAAACGGAAGTGGAAACAGAGGTAATTACAGCTGCAGACTTTAGGATTGGTTACGGTATTACTTCTGAAGCTGTAGATCAGGAGGATGAATGGCCGGATATTTTTAAGAAGGTTGAAGAGGCAGATATCCTTATCCTTGGTTCTCCCATCTGGCTTGGCGAGCAGAGCAGCATCACCACAAAAGTAATCGAAAGATTATATGGAGGAAGCAGTCTGACCAATGAAAAAGGCCAGTATATTTATTACAACAAGGTTGGCGGAGTTGTGGTGACTGGCAATGAAGATGGGGCTAAACAAGTTTCCCGCTCCGTGCTATATTCACTCTCCCATATGGGATTCACCATCCCTCCAAACGTTGACACTTATTGGGTTGGTGAGGCTGGCCCAGGACCTTCCTTCATTGAAGCAAAGGGCTATGACAATGATTTCACAAGAGAGCATGCCAAAATAATGGCCTATAATTTACTCCATTTTGCTAGAATGTTAAAAACTCATCCGATCCCCGCCGAAGGTAATGTTGTCAAAGGCTAG